In Intestinibacillus sp. Marseille-P6563, a single genomic region encodes these proteins:
- a CDS encoding MATE family efflux transporter: MHSTRNLTEGDIFRSLIRFALPILLTLFLQALYGGVDLLVVGQFAHTTDVSGVATGSMLLQTITMIITGLAMGITILVGEKIGKRQPDAAGRVIGSGLYVFTIFGIVLTFLMVAGAEFLASWMHAPQEAFAQTVLYIRICGAGALFIVAYNVLGSIFRGIGDSKTPLLTVAIACVINIVGDLLLVAVFHLGAAGAALATVIAQAVSVVISFQIIRRKQLPFTFSKQYIRLEKTIVATELRLGAPVALQELLVGISFLLIQAIVNSFGVVPSAGIGVAEKVCAFIMLVPSAYMQSMSAFVAQNMGAENPHRAKKALGYGIATSLAAGVVLACLTFFHGTWMASIFSNDAAVIAAAYSYLKAYAIDCMLTPLLFCFMGYYNGCEKTLFVMLQGMIGAFCVRIPVAFLVSRMAGATLFQIGLATPASTCVQIALCLGLFVWLEKCHAKQLSTSV; encoded by the coding sequence GTGCATTCCACCCGCAACTTAACCGAAGGGGATATTTTCCGCTCGCTCATCCGTTTTGCGCTCCCCATCCTGTTGACCCTGTTTTTGCAGGCGCTTTATGGCGGCGTTGACCTGCTGGTCGTGGGCCAATTCGCCCATACGACCGACGTATCCGGTGTCGCCACCGGCAGTATGCTGCTGCAAACCATCACCATGATCATCACCGGCCTTGCCATGGGCATCACCATTCTGGTCGGCGAAAAAATCGGCAAGCGGCAGCCCGATGCCGCCGGACGAGTCATCGGCAGCGGTCTGTACGTCTTTACGATCTTTGGCATTGTTTTGACCTTCCTGATGGTCGCCGGGGCCGAATTTCTGGCATCCTGGATGCACGCCCCGCAGGAAGCTTTCGCCCAAACGGTTTTATACATCCGGATTTGTGGTGCTGGCGCGCTGTTCATTGTGGCATACAATGTGCTGGGCAGCATTTTCCGCGGCATCGGGGATTCCAAGACCCCGCTTCTGACGGTCGCGATCGCCTGCGTCATCAATATCGTGGGCGACTTGCTGCTCGTGGCTGTTTTCCATCTGGGCGCTGCCGGTGCGGCGCTCGCGACCGTGATCGCACAGGCGGTCAGTGTTGTGATTTCGTTTCAAATCATTCGCAGAAAGCAGCTTCCCTTCACCTTTTCCAAACAGTACATCCGCTTGGAGAAAACCATTGTTGCTACCGAACTCCGGCTGGGTGCGCCGGTCGCTTTGCAGGAATTACTGGTCGGCATCTCCTTTTTACTGATTCAGGCCATCGTCAATTCGTTCGGCGTCGTGCCGTCTGCCGGGATTGGTGTGGCCGAAAAGGTCTGTGCTTTTATCATGCTGGTGCCGTCGGCGTATATGCAGTCCATGTCTGCGTTTGTCGCTCAGAATATGGGCGCCGAAAATCCCCATCGCGCCAAAAAAGCGCTCGGTTATGGCATTGCAACCTCACTGGCGGCCGGTGTGGTGCTGGCCTGCCTTACGTTTTTCCATGGCACCTGGATGGCTTCCATCTTTTCCAACGATGCAGCGGTCATCGCTGCGGCATACAGCTATCTCAAAGCCTATGCGATTGACTGTATGCTGACGCCCCTGCTGTTTTGCTTCATGGGCTACTACAATGGTTGCGAAAAGACCCTGTTTGTCATGCTGCAAGGCATGATCGGCGCCTTTTGCGTTCGTATTCCGGTGGCTTTCCTGGTCAGCCGCATGGCTGGCGCGACCCTTTTCCAAATCGGTCTGGCAACACCGGCTTCGACCTGTGTGCAGATCGCACTGTGTCTGGGCCTGTTCGTCTGGCTGGAAAAGTGCCATGCCAAACAACTTTCGACATCCGTATAA